One stretch of Deltaproteobacteria bacterium DNA includes these proteins:
- a CDS encoding AAA family ATPase, with translation MDINRLTEKSQEALRQAQTLASRRNHQGVDVEHLLAALLEPTDGVVTALLTQTGVSVPAVKKGLETELDRMPRVTGAGAAAGPEQVYVTQRLSRLFARAEDEAGKLKDDYVSVEHLLLAILEDGGKASQVLRAQGVNRDTLLEALQKVRGHQRVTSQNPEGTYQALERYGRDLTQLASQGKLDPVIGRDEEIRRVVQVLSRRTKNNPVLIGDPGVGKTAIVEGLALRIVAGDVPEGLKQKRIVVLDMGLLIAGAKYRGEFEERLKAVLKEVQESSGEVILFIDELHTVVGAGSAEGAMDASNLLKPMLARGELHCIGATTLDEYRKHVEKDRALERRFQPVTVD, from the coding sequence ATGGACATCAATCGCTTGACCGAGAAATCACAGGAGGCGTTGCGCCAGGCCCAGACGCTGGCCTCGCGGCGCAATCATCAGGGAGTGGACGTCGAGCATCTGCTGGCGGCCTTGCTGGAGCCCACGGACGGCGTGGTCACGGCGTTGCTCACCCAGACCGGCGTTTCCGTGCCGGCGGTGAAGAAGGGGCTTGAGACGGAGCTCGACCGCATGCCGCGGGTGACCGGCGCGGGCGCCGCGGCCGGTCCGGAGCAGGTCTACGTCACCCAGCGGCTGTCGCGCCTGTTCGCCCGCGCAGAGGACGAAGCCGGGAAGCTCAAGGACGACTACGTCAGCGTCGAGCACCTGCTGCTGGCGATTCTCGAGGACGGGGGCAAGGCGAGCCAGGTGCTGCGCGCCCAAGGCGTCAACCGCGATACCCTGCTGGAGGCGCTCCAGAAGGTGCGCGGCCATCAGCGGGTGACGAGCCAGAACCCGGAAGGCACCTACCAGGCGCTGGAGCGCTACGGCCGCGACCTCACCCAGTTGGCCTCCCAGGGCAAGCTCGACCCCGTCATCGGCCGGGACGAGGAGATCCGCCGGGTGGTGCAGGTGCTCTCGCGCCGCACCAAGAACAACCCCGTGCTCATCGGCGACCCGGGCGTGGGCAAGACCGCCATCGTGGAAGGGCTGGCACTGCGCATCGTGGCCGGCGACGTGCCCGAGGGGCTCAAGCAAAAGCGCATCGTGGTGCTGGACATGGGCCTGCTCATCGCCGGCGCCAAGTACCGGGGCGAGTTCGAGGAACGGCTCAAGGCCGTGCTCAAGGAAGTGCAGGAGTCCTCGGGCGAGGTGATCCTGTTCATCGACGAGCTGCACACCGTGGTGGGCGCCGGCTCCGCCGAAGGCGCCATGGACGCCAGCAACCTGCTGAAGCCCATGCTCGCCCGGGGCGAACTGCACTGCATCGGCGCCACCACCCTGGACGAGTACCGCAAGCACGTGGAGAAGGACCGGGCGCTGGAGCGGCGCTTCCAGCCGGTGACCGTGGACCA